In a genomic window of Henningerozyma blattae CBS 6284 chromosome 9, complete genome:
- the SEC61 gene encoding translocon subunit SEC61 (similar to Saccharomyces cerevisiae SEC61 (YLR378C); ancestral locus Anc_4.230), with the protein MSGRILDLFKPFKAFLPEVIAPQRKVPYNQKLIWTAVSLLIFLVMGQTPLYGIVSSETSDPLYWLRSMLASNRGTLMELGVTPIITSSMIFQFLQGTQLLQVDMSNKKDVELLQMAQKVCAIALTFGQAVVVVLTGNYGNPSSLGISISLILIFQLIFASFIVLLLDELLSKGYGLGSGISLFTATNIAEQIFWKAFAPTTVNMGRGTEFEGAIIALFHLLAVRKDKKRALVEAFYRQNLPNCFQVLSTVAVFLFVLYLQGFRYELPVRSTNVRGQIGTYPIKLFYTSNTPIMLQSALSSNIFLISQIMYQKFPSNPIIRMLGVWGLRPGSQGPQVALSGLAYYLQPPSSISEILLDPIKAVAYIAFVLGTCALFSKTWTEISGTSARDVAKQFKEQGLVINGKRETSAYRELKKIIPTAAAFGGASIGALAVGSDFLGTLGSGSSILLATTTIYGYYEMAAKEGGFSKNLVSGMSELM; encoded by the coding sequence ATGTCCGGTAGAATTTTAGATTTGTTCAAGCCTTTCAAGGCCTTTTTACCAGAAGTGATTGCTCCACAAAGAAAAGTTCCATACAATCAAAAATTGATTTGGACTGCTGTTTCATTATTGATCTTTTTGGTTATGGGTCAAACACCCCTATACGGTATCGTATCTAGTGAAACCTCTGATCCTTTATACTGGTTACGTTCTATGCTAGCCTCCAATAGAGGTACGTTGATGGAATTAGGTGTTACACCAATCATTACTTCTTCAATgattttccaattcttaCAGGGGACTCAATTGTTACAAGTTGATATGTCCAATAAGAAAGATGTAGAACTATTACAAATGGCTCAAAAAGTTTGTGCCATTGCTTTAACTTTTGGTCAagctgttgttgttgtgtTAACTGGTAACTACGGTAATCCATCTTCTTTAGGTATTTCCATCTCTTTGATTTTAATCTTCCAATTGATTTTTGCCTcatttattgttttattattagatgaattattatcaaaggGTTATGGGTTAGGTTCTGGTATCTCATTGTTTACCGCTACAAATATTGCCGAACAAATCTTTTGGAAGGCTTTTGCTCCAACTACTGTCAATATGGGTCGTGGTACCGAATTCGAAGGTGCTATAATTGCTTTGTTCCATCTATTAGCTGTAAGAAAGGACAAGAAAAGAGCTTTGGTTGAAGCTTTCTATAGACAAAATCTTCCAAATTGTTTCCAAGTTCTTTCCACAGTTGCAGTATTCTTGTTTGTCTTATATTTACAAGGTTTCCGTTATGAATTACCTGTTAGATCAACTAACGTTAGAGGTCAAATTGGTACTTAtccaattaaattattttacaCTTCAAACACTCCAATAATGTTACAATCTGCTTTATCTTCTAACATTTTCTTGATTTCTCAAATTATGTATCAAAAATTCCCATCGAATCCAATCATTAGAATGTTAGGTGTTTGGGGATTAAGACCAGGTTCCCAAGGTCCACAAGTTGCATTAAGTGGTTTAgcttattatttacaacCACCTTCCTCAATTTCCGAAATTTTATTGGACCCAATTAAGGCTGTAGCTTACATTGCTTTCGTTTTGGGTACTTGTGCTTTATTCTCAAAGACCTGGACTGAAATTTCAGGTACTTCTGCTCGTGATGTCGCTAAACAATTTAAAGAGCAAGGTTTAGTCATCAACGGTAAGAGAGAAACTAGCGCTTACagagaattgaaaaagattatCCCAACTGCTGCTGCCTTCGGTGGTGCTTCTATTGGTGCATTAGCCGTTGGTTCAGACTTCTTGGGTACTTTAGGTTCTGgttcatcaattttattagcTACTACAACTATTTATGGTTATTATGAAATGGCTGCTAAAGAAGGTGGATTTTCTAAAAACTTAGTCAGTGGTATGTCTGAATTGAtgtaa
- the MCH1 gene encoding Mch1p (similar to Saccharomyces cerevisiae MCH1 (YDL054C); ancestral locus Anc_4.229), with the protein MSPSRLERLLSYHIRHLLPHVLSHRNLYKLSYIFALLTAVTSGFISLISLFSAPWQYHLGYTSKQINIIASWTMLGMYLTPPVLGIMADIHGPITLSWLSLFLFVPSYAYLSYSFNQANNNITFLFTVISFINIGIATSALYFCSLITCAKLYPQRKLLSISLPTTCYGISSLIGSQFLRWKWFFTKQNYLDLARVFKCFSWIYLVVCILSWVATSFITLLSIIEEKERLSNDSSDNINTTGSSSTNNFINDTETETENENDISETTLLIPVQTKEENQKYIRIFLSDPTSYLLAISMFLSLGPLEMFVTDMGSLTEVLLNGRDNPTLSAELLSLYSFVSTAVRLSTGVLTDYLIKIKKSPKWILINYLILALISQLYILTLTSGGNRHKISDSKILLMGGLMGAVYGGMFTIYPTIVLLRYGQDHFGTVYGSLMTSPALGSAFACMLYAQIYDSNCKTSSLNDIANVISSSNCIGNVYRISSLQILISLLVTIRVLHCWGPKKI; encoded by the coding sequence aTGAGTCCTTCAAGGTTAGAAAGGTTACTATCATATCATATACGGCATCTATTACCTCACGTTTTATCGCATCGTAATTTATACAAGTtatcatatatatttgcATTATTAACAGCTGTCACCTCTGGCtttatatcattaatttctttattttctgcGCCATGGCAATATCATCTAGGTTATACATCAAAACAGATCAATATAATTGCCAGTTGGACCATGTTAGGGATGTATTTGACTCCACCTGTTTTGGGTATCATGGCTGATATTCATGGTCCTATCACATTATCATGgctatcattatttttattcgtACCTTCATATGCATATCtttcatattcatttaatcaagctaataataatattacatttttattcaCTGTTATaagttttattaatatcgGTATTGCTACAAGTgcattatatttttgctCATTAATTACATGTGCTAAATTATACCCACAAAGGAAGTTATTAAGTATTAGTTTACCTACAACATGTTACGgtatttcatctttaatcGGATCACAATTTTTAAGATGGAAATGGTTTTTCACAAAgcaaaattatttggatcTTGCAAGAGTGTTTAAATGTTTCAGTTGGATTTATTTGGTTGTTTGTATATTAAGTTGGGTTGCCACAAGTTTTATTACTTTGTTGAGTATCATTGAAGAGAAAGAACGATTATCCAACGATTCAagtgataatattaatactacTGGATCTAGTAGtaccaataattttattaatgatacCGAAACTGAAACTGAAAATGAAAACGATATCAGTGAAACAACACTATTAATCCCCGTTCAAACAAAGgaagaaaatcaaaaatatatccGTATATTTTTAAGTGACCCAACCTCTTATCTATTAGCCATTTCGATGTTCTTATCGCTGGGTCCATTAGAAATGTTTGTTACTGATATGGGATCCTTAACAGaagttttattaaatggTAGAGATAATCCAACATTAAGTGCTGAATTGTTATCATTATATTCATTCGTTTCAACAGCAGTCAGATTATCCACAGGTGTCTTGACcgattatttaattaagattaaaaaatcacCTAAGTGGATTCTAATTAACTATCTGATTTTGGCATTAATTTCACAATTGTATATTCTAACGTTGACAAGTGGTGGTAATAGACATAAAATTAGTGACTCTAAGATCCTTCTCATGGGTGGTTTAATGGGTGCTGTATATGGTGGTATGTTTACCATATACCCTACTATTGTTTTACTAAGGTACGGACAAGACCATTTCGGTACTGTCTACGGGTCACTAATGACCTCTCCAGCATTAGGTTCAGCATTCGCCTGCATGTTGTACGCCCAGATTTACGACTCCAACTGTAAGACTAGCAGCTTGAATGACATTGCTAATGTCATTTCAAGTTCTAATTGCATAGGCAACGTCTACCGGATAAGTTCTCTCCAAATTCTTATTTCATTGCTAGTTACAATACGGGTGCTCCACTGCTGGGGACCCAAGAAGATATAA
- the TBLA0I02850 gene encoding uncharacterized protein (similar to Saccharomyces cerevisiae YDL057W; ancestral locus Anc_4.233) — MVGHFRSRRDSSVSFTPKPPIKCIINNSPPPHVKLRGNEKLINFIDPTFHRSTGISTILSYPKSIIKFNNNKLDMLKKKNLMEYKFPNHHLILLLPGMGSHKNSIFLPYLADVLSSNGFFVIRLDFRGMGDSEDCLDATLKGRLLDEDVKDIDTVITYMTNYIPFEEDETNIIPYDINVLAIIGHSRGVLAMFEWASKQGNSLKVPFLFNCAGRFDGQGLYDRILERIRSEKIAEELGDDVDIDSDAQTYEYLGHYIQMRKNGEFKKTWIPRAEILSLVNCDVEKFKDLIKSDTHIISLYGSNDSIVPISAAANYANLFNINHKHSLEIILEADHNFLMDIPHEQSSQKIIYNSNQTIPFKNNKLNLAPILTEKILYYLTEEFQLNSFYNSSLSITPSVSIQSKQFAITKHLIKLPRNPLPYKFSNISNFRDIGGYPTKFDNLIVKTNCVYRSASLSGITLQAFNYLLDIIKIKCIFDLRSISEIDEAGKIEYDLDGRTLKIKNIPFNKNKSLSPEKMAEQFKSLLISPCNFPAIYMKILLESIDSIKKFFEYIIDHDVSPEQPIIYHCTAGKDRTGILTMLILAILGVDDHLIAKEYELSTIGLKTEINMIKRIEARSDLYYYMLEDGTYTDVATNTSIPGKQLIIDYDITPETICASLLSSKYETMRLFIDQFKTEFESAEMFFKIQLGFSYSEIAKIRDSLLE; from the coding sequence ATGGTGGGACATTTCAGATCGAGGAGAGATTCTTCTGTGTCATTTACACCAAAACCACCAATTAAATgcatcattaataattcaccACCTCCGCATGTCAAATTAAGgggaaatgaaaaattaatcaacTTTATAGATCCAACGTTCCATAGATCAACAGGGATCTCAACTATCTTATCTTATCCAAAatccattattaaatttaataataataagttggatatgttgaaaaaaaaaaatttgatggAATATAAATTCCCCAATCATCATTTGATCCTTTTATTACCAGGCATGGGCTCGCATAAaaattccatttttttaCCATATTTAGCTGACGTTTTGTCATCAAATGGATTTTTTGTGATTAGATTGGATTTTAGAGGTATGGGTGATTCAGAAGATTGTTTAGATGCAACTTTGAAAGGGAgattattagatgaagatgtCAAAGATATTGATACGGTAATCACCTACATGACCAATTATATTCcatttgaagaagatgaaacaAATATCATTCCATATGATATTAATGTCTTGGCAATCATTGGTCATTCTAGAGGTGTATTGGCCATGTTTGAATGGGCTTCTAAACAGGGgaattctttaaaagtaccttttttatttaattgtgCTGGAAGATTCGATGGTCAAGGATTATACGATCGTATCTTGGAAAGAATTAGATCGGAAAAAATTGCAGAGGAATTGGGAGATGATGTTGATATTGATAGTGATGCACAAACTTATGAATATTTGGGTcattatattcaaatgaGGAAAAATGgagaatttaaaaagacTTGGATCCCAAGAGCAGAAATTTTAAGTCTCGTCAATTGTGATGTAgagaaatttaaagatttgatCAAATCAGATACACATATCATTTCATTATATGGttcaaatgattcaatTGTTCCCATAAGTGCAGCAGCAAATTATGCGAACTTGTTCAATATTAATCATAAGCACTCCTTGGAGATTATCTTGGAAGCAgatcataattttttaatggaTATCCCTCATGAACAATCTTcacaaaaaattatttataattcaaatcaaactataccatttaaaaataataaattaaatttagcTCCAATTTTGactgaaaaaatattatattatttaacagaagaatttcaattgaattctttttataattcttctttatcaatAACACCGTCAGTTTCAATTCAATCAAAACAATTCGCTATTACAAAACATTTGATTAAATTACCAAGAAATCCTTTGCCTTATAAATTctcaaatatttccaattttaGAGATATTGGAGGTTACCCAACAAAATTCGACAATTTAATAGTTAAAACAAATTGTGTTTATAGATCTGCAAGCCTGTCAGGTATCACTTTACAAGCTTTCAATTATTTGCTCGATATTATTAAGATTAAATGTATCTTTGATTTAAGATCAATCTCAGAAATCGACGAAGCTGGTAAGATAGAATACGATCTAGATGGAAGAactttgaaaattaaaaatattccctttaataaaaataaatcattatcaCCTGAAAAGATGGCAGAACAATTTAAAAGTTTGTTAATCTCTCCTTGTAATTTCCCTGCTATttatatgaaaatattattggaatCCATagattcaattaaaaaattttttgaatatattatagACCATGATGTAAGCCCTGAACAACcaattatttatcattGTACAGCAGGTAAAGATAGGACAGGGATTTTAACTATGTTAATATTAGCTATATTGGGTGTAGATGACCATTTGATTGCAAAAGAATATGAATTGTCTACTATTGGTTTGAAGACcgaaataaatatgattaAAAGAATCGAAGCGAGATCagatctttattattacatgTTAGAAGATGGTACCTATACAGACGTAGCAACAAATACTTCTATCCCCGGTAAACAATTGATTATAGATTATGATATAACTCCTGAAACTATTTGTGCCTCACTATTATCATCCAAGTATGAAACAATGAGATTATTCATTGATCAATTTAAAACTGAATTTGAATCAGCAGAGATGTTCTTTAAGATACAATTAGGTTTCTCTTATTCTGAAATTGCAAAGATCAGAGATTCGTTGTTAGAATGA
- the TBLA0I02830 gene encoding zinc-binding alcohol dehydrogenase family protein: MSTLPTTMNAIKIRDGKAAFESGVALPVLEEGNFLIKVISVAVNPTDWKHVSYKIAPNGATVGCDCVGEIVKFGEGVDTSRFSIGDIVYGFVHGSSRRLPNNGAFANYAAMDSNVAFRAPEGIKLSGKASIPEGPCNTIESLASLPISLGTAGMILTDSFKIKMEWEPTKVQKDTPILIWGGATAVGEILIQLCKKLNAFSSIIVVASRKHEKKLKEYGADDLFDYHDSDVVEQITKKYPNLEYLVDGASTRDTIQQVYSCATKTGQATVLNLIGLKDDAIKPEIRRSNVNLITTLLYCVLGKDVQFPTFTLPANPAYRQAAINFIHWIEPKVIAGEIRHIPIKVYPNGLQDIPQMLNDSETGKVSGEKLITVI, translated from the coding sequence ATGTCAACTCTTCCAACTACAATGAACGCAATCAAAATTAGAGATGGTAAAGCTGCCTTTGAATCTGGTGTCGCTCTGCCTGTTCTTGAAGAAGGAAACTTTCTAATTAAAGTTATTTCTGTAGCTGTTAACCCAACAGATTGGAAACATGTGAGCTATAAGATTGCTCCAAATGGTGCCACCGTTGGGTGTGATTGTGTTGGtgaaattgtaaaatttgGTGAAGGCGTCGATACCTCAAGATTTTCTATTGGTGATATAGTTTATGGTTTTGTTCATGGAAGTTCAAGAAGACTACCAAATAATGGGGCATTTGCTAATTATGCAGCAATGGATTCAAATGTTGCATTTAGAGCACCAGAAGGTATTAAATTGAGTGGCAAAGCCTCAATTCCAGAAGGTCCATGTAACACTATTGAGAGCTTAGCATCCTTGCCAATTTCACTAGGTACTGCAGGTATGATCTTGACTGAtagtttcaaaattaaaatggAATGGGAACCCACCAAAGTCCAAAAAGATACCCCAATTTTAATCTGGGGTGGTGCGACCGCAGTTGgtgaaattttaattcaattatgcaagaaattaaatgcTTTCTCTAGTATTATCGTTGTAGCTTCTAGAAAGcacgaaaaaaaattaaaagaatatggTGCAGATGATTTATTCGATTATCATGATTCAGATGTTGTTGAACAAATTACTAAAAAATATCCAAATCTAGAATACTTAGTCGATGGGGCATCTACAAGAGATACCATTCAACAAGTCTACAGTTGTGCTACAAAGACTGGCCAAGCAactgttttaaatttaattggttTGAAAGATGATGCAATTAAGCCTGAAATCAGAAGATCTAATGTCAACTTAATCACTACATTATTGTATTGCGTGCTTGGTAAAGATGTTCAATTTCCAACTTTTACTTTACCAGCAAACCCAGCATATAGACAAGCTgctattaattttattcattgGATTGAACCAAAAGTTATTGCAGGTGAAATACGCCACATTCCTATCAAAGTTTATCCAAATGGCTTACAAGATATTCCACAAATGCTTAATGACTCAGAAACTGGGAAAGTTTCgggtgaaaaattaattactgttatttaa
- the TBLA0I02840 gene encoding uncharacterized protein (similar to Saccharomyces cerevisiae MBP1 (YDL056W); ancestral locus Anc_4.232), with protein sequence MSEQIYSAKYSGVPVYEFIHPTGSIMKRKIDGWVNATHILKAAKFPKAKRTRILEKEVIHEIHEKVQGGFGKYQGTWVPTDIATRLSKKFGVFEEIQPLLDFVQISGDASPPPAPKHHHASRSESAKKKAAKNASTSALWNTQRSNSELTPVGSNDPSNFNNNSNSTDSSSNNNKDSVPTVHRKRGRPPASTSNGPNSVSGTRNKRKLTASLKRSQSDVTYAKSPSQNTSTISNHLPSHLPTLGGPKLSGLDEKPYFHQDARFKEVDINDGLSSDVEQINSHAYDDPFPIRGQSTYSTTNENDMQNAHRVLDNDNDVHVQQQHINNGSVSVPPLNANDANKFAFSPSHKNSMINGTQYDNVSSTHSSPSLPTSPPPGNFLQATPTTPRFQNNLGTSPVASMIPRFPANTKQDVSDIDDQVNKYLTKLVNYFTSNEIRSNKSVPEELLLPPVNSAPYIDAPIDPELHTAFHWSCAMGILPIAEALFNVGTNTRALNSQGQTPLMRSVMFHNCYTRRAFPRIFQLLHETIFDTDSNLQTILFHIVRRKSSTPSAVYYLSVVLSKIKDVFPQYRIDQFLDAQDKDGNTVLHVAANNGDEVFYNTLMKYGTSDMIENKLGQTAANFMVENFPEKIADQDLDSKRIHDSISATPLQSTNDFLVYPSDAATLLSKSIPLIVTSLKQLAEEYNGEYKEKQRLIKDLEKNLKSSNISVQAIQTKICDICNVSNVDDIDNFIQLEEAKVEDLDNKVKELKEDYRDKLEGRQKEEINNIILNEHIDNFRDEDKLINEDEKSLLQQELDVLVKKQKELIDKIVDNTTDHVKVQKYRKMISQGTDMAIEEVDGCLDIILETLRNEREA encoded by the coding sequence ATGTCAGAACAAATATACTCCGCAAAATATTCTGGTGTTCCAGTATACGAATTTATTCATCCAACAGGTTCgataatgaaaagaaaaattgatggTTGGGTTAATGCTACtcatattttaaaagcTGCAAAATTCCCAAAAGCTAAAAGAACAAGAATATTGGAAAAAGAGGTTATTCATGAAATCCATGAAAAAGTACAGGGTGGATTTGGTAAATATCAAGGTACTTGGGTACCAACAGATATTGCAACAAGATTGTCTAAGAAATTTGGAgtttttgaagaaatacAGCCATTATTAGACTTTGTTCAAATATCGGGTGATGCTTCACCACCACCTGCTCCAAAACATCACCATGCTTCTAGAAGTGAAAGTGCCAAGAAAAAAGCTGCAAAAAATGCAAGTACGTCTGCATTATGGAACACACAAAGATCAAATTCAGAACTTACCCCTGTAGGCTCAAATGACCCTTCTAAttttaacaataatagtaatagtactgatagtagtagtaataataacaaagaCAGTGTACCGACAGTTCATAGAAAGAGAGGTAGACCTCCTGCATCTACATCTAATGGACCAAATTCTGTATCCGGGAcaagaaataaaagaaaattgacCGCATCTTTAAAACGATCACAGAGTGATGTCACCTACGCTAAGAGTCCTTCTCAAAATACATCAACAATATCAAACCACCTACCAAGTCATCTTCCTACATTAGGTGGACCTAAATTAAGTGGATTGGATGAAAAGCCTTATTTTCATCAAGATGCTAGATTTAAAGAGGTAGATATTAATGATGGATTATCAAGTGACGTGGAACAAATTAACTCACATGCTTACGATGACCCATTCCCTATTAGAGGGCAAAGTACATATTCTACaactaatgaaaatgacaTGCAAAATGCTCATAGGGTATTGGATAATGACAATGACGTTCATGTGCAGCAACAGCATATTAACAATGGCTCTGTATCAGTACCCCCTTTAAATGCAAATGATGCCAATAAATTTGCTTTTTCTCCATCtcataaaaattcaatgatTAACGGCACGCAATATGATAATGTCTCATCAACACATTCATCACCTTCGTTACCTACTTCACCTCCACCAGGTAATTTCTTACAAGCCACTCCAACTACACCTAGAttccaaaataatttaggGACTTCTCCTGTAGCTTCAATGATACCTCGATTTCCTGCTAACACAAAGCAAGATGTTTCAGATATTGATGATCAAGTTAATAAGTATTTAACCAAATTGGTGAATTATTTTACCtcaaatgaaattagaAGTAATAAATCTGTTcctgaagaattattattacctcCTGTAAATAGTGCACCATACATCGATGCTCCGATTGATCCAGAACTTCATACTGCTTTTCATTGGTCCTGTGCAATGGGTATATTACCAATTGCAGAAGCCTTGTTTAATGTTGGTACAAATACTCGTGCTTTAAATTCACAGGGACAGACACCCCTAATGAGAAGTGTTATGTTTCATAATTGTTATACAAGACGAGCATTTCCAAGgatatttcaattgttaCATGAAACAATTTTTGACACAGATTCAAATTTGCaaactattttatttcatattgTAAGGAGAAAATCGTCAACTCCTTCTGCTGTTTACTATTTAAGTGTTGTTTTATCTAAAATCAAGGATGTTTTCCCTCAATATAGAATCGATCAGTTTCTGGATGCACAAGATAAAGATGGTAATACTGTTCTCCATGTAGCAGCAAATAATGGAGATGAAGTATTTTATAATACATTAATGAAATACGGTACTTCAGATAtgattgaaaataaattgggACAAACGGCTGCCAATTTCATGGTGGAGAATTTCCCAGAAAAAATTGCAGATCAAGATTTGGATTCCAAAAGAATTCATGATAGTATCAGTGCTACCCCATTACAGTCCACTAATGACTTCTTGGTATATCCATCTGATGCAGCAACACTACTATCTAAAAGTATACCGTTAATTGTTACTTCATTGAAACAACTTGCTGAAGAATATAATGGagaatataaagaaaaacaaaggTTAATTAAGGATTTAgagaagaatttaaagtCGTCCAATATTTCTGTACAAGCAATTCAAACGAAAATTTGTGATATATGTAACGTTTCTAATGTggatgatattgataacTTTATTCAACTTGAGGAAGCTAAAGTTGAagatttagataataaagTGAAAGAATTAAAGGAAGACTACAGAGATAAATTAGAAGGGAGGCAGAAGGAAgagataaataatattattttaaatgagCATATTGACAACTTTAGAGAcgaagataaattaattaatgaagatgagaAGAGTTTGTTACAACAGGAATTAGACGTGTTAGTGAAAAAACAGAAAGAGCTTATTGACAAAATTGTTGATAATACTACAGACCATGTCAAAGTCCAGAAATACAGAAAAATGATAAGTCAAGGTACTGATATGGCCATTGAAGAGGTAGATGGTTGTTTAGATATTATATTAGAGACGTTACGTAATGAGAGGGAGGCGTAG